From Danio rerio strain Tuebingen ecotype United States chromosome 2, GRCz12tu, whole genome shotgun sequence:
CTGAACTGATTCTGTATTGCCAAAGCAGCTTTCTCTGTCTCTGGCGCCTCCAGATCAATGTCGATCTCTTCTTCTGGTTCTTGCGTTGGGGGATTCGCACCTTTGCTCTCCAGTTTCTCCTGGGCGGCTGAGAAACACATCACATGCAAATGTTGACAACATTAATAGTATAGTAAAAGcaaatgcaatattttaaatcattttaaattgatccatatacattttatttttattttgcatgattAAAATAGATAGAGTCTGTTTTcatgttaaaataattttctCATATCTCAGCATAGTACACAGAAACATTACATTTAAGTATCTGGTAGAAGTTTTCGTCCAAATTGACTGACATTGCTTTCAGTATACACATTTTATGATTTGCTTTCTCTGGGATTCAGTCCTGTGACCATGATTTGACCTACAGAATTTATTTACcctcatgttttaaaaaaaaaaaataatttaacaaaaatgcGTTCATCTTCACACAGATGAAGACTTTTTTAATCAACTCTGCGATATTTCTGTCACCCTTTCAAAAGTCTAGTCAGCCAAAACATTTGGcactttaaaatatttcaaaaagtaataataatatttacacctAATTTACCTCATTTTAAAGATCAAGTAATCTTGACACATGAGAACCAATGATGTAGTCCATTCTTGCATGTCACATAGCACAtggaacagcagctatgctaattattttccttattCTCTACATCCATCTGGGGATACTATTCCCGAGGCCCCTAGAGATTATGCAGCGccattgatgcgatccaagatctgtgaagaaatgatgccaaggtatccataatcctggaccgggctgtatcctgagctgatgctgtggtggtcatggaggagaaGAGAGCGTGAGACTAATTCCTGAAAGACCCCTGTGACAGgcgagtctctgcattgatctCTTGGGCCAGCCTGAACGcctgccggtgacctactcacacctgaaGTTCTTCATcttggacgtccagcgttcttcagcctccggcgcctagactgcagctctgcacaagaagtttggccagaggagataTGACCGTGCCCAACAGAGCCTAGctttctcttgagttttttttcctttattttcgtcaattggtgaaatctgttcctcgccactgtcgccactcgcttgcttggtttgggacttgtggagctgcgcatcgatggatttgctctttagtgtttggacttccagcagtgaaatttaaaccacactgaactgaattaaacttcaactctgaaaactggacggacgcagtttcaatttactagaacttctatgttaagctgctttgacacaatctacattataaaagccctatagaaataaagatgaattgaattgtacTTTTCAGCTTCCCTAAGAACAACTAAGGTTTGTTCTTGCAAGTCAAGCAGTTGTGGTTGAGCTTCTGTTTGTGTAGTTTATAAAAGTGCTTTTAAGTGGTATAAATGGCTAAATTAAGTCTGTGTATTGTATAAAGTGATTATATCTAATCAGAAGACTTTGATTAAACATCTTAATTCATGTAGGTTTATTTTGATCTCTTGCGTTTTGATGCATCAGAGGTTTCGGGCGAACTGACTTTAAATAGGTGGACAGAAATTTCTCAGATTTCATtataataatttcattatttcattcttgtttgaaatatgaatgaaaattTGGCATGACAGGATGAGGGTTGTCAACTGAATAGACCTTATGGACCAGCCTCCACTTGATATGCAGTAATGAATGCTTGAGTATGCATGTGTGCTTTTGTTGTTGAGGGAATAGgacatataaaaaatatagaccatttcaatgtaggGATGTTATtggctcatgaacatttcctgcttatcaAACTATAACAAGAGACAATTCAATCAATAACTTAGTTAAAACCAATTTCATAgcgttatttatcaatatgtggctctttgtGGATTCTTATAAGCTATagaaattcaaaatataaaacaggaaatatgctggaaccattgtttttgtttacagccCTCAAAAGGGTTTGTACAATGTAAAACCCTACAGTCAAATCAAATGAAcagagtgtagttaactcaaaattgactgaatgtTAATTCTACTAATTTTCTACTATCTACTAAAGAGTTTAGAACTCGTGtggaaggtaatgagttaattaaatacctcattacttcaacttaaattgagtaagtTTACAGTATTCATATAGATCGTGTTTTAACCCAAATGGTTTGTaacaatcagtttcctcaaacggtttgagttgccttaacttaatgggttttacagtgtagaaatcaGATTGAAATGGTTGACCTTTGTGTTGTAGGCAGTTATGCAAATACAATTGTGGCTTTATGTACCTGGACAGGTTTAGTGAAAAAATGTGGAATAGTTTTCAAAAAGTATAAATATAGCGTAATGAAACTCATAAAAATGCACCTTTATCGT
This genomic window contains:
- the pcp4l1 gene encoding Purkinje cell protein 4-like protein 1; the protein is MSENSSSDPPNSTQGPITDDKAAQEKLESKGANPPTQEPEEEIDIDLEAPETEKAALAIQNQFRRFQKKKK